One Plasmodium vinckei vinckei genome assembly, chromosome: PVVCY_09 genomic region harbors:
- a CDS encoding actin-like protein, putative — protein MDNNTIVIDNGSGYMKVGLNIKNLPTIVFPSVVGNSRDKDVNQTYVGDEAFYHESELSIHRPFDHGHISDWDLANSIWEYAIKCVDPNKDVKNALLTEPPLCSISHRKNMGEMFFENFGFENICISVSGLMSIYAAGLTTGLVLDIGEGVTQCIPIFDGYIEKNSVIRSDFGGEELTMFMQKLICDIGYNMTTRKCYEYVKVMKETLCFCSLNPPKDQLREDLTVTYTLPDGDVLRDGYNSIEISHERFYVPEALFNPQLCHRDNLSISDIVCKSILSCPIENRKALSSCIILSGGCSLFPNLAERLEHEIKNNSPENARFAVKVHAHENRGIMAWCGAQIFSQPELRPAQKGVWISKEEYEETGDNIFLIKASLKLT, from the exons ATGGATAATAACACAATTGTAATTGACAATGGCTcag GCTATATGAAAGTAGgattaaacataaaaaatttaccgACAATAGTATTTCCCTCAGTAGTTGGAAATTCGAGAGACAAAGATGTAAATCAAACATATGTGGGAGATGAAGCATTTTATCATGAGTCCGAATTATCAATACATAGGCCATTTGATCATGGGCATATATCTGATTGGGATTTAGCAAATAGCATATGGGAATATGCAATAAAATGTGTTGATCCAAATAAAGatgtaaaaaatgcatTATTAACTGAGCCACCATTATGCTCTATATCtcatagaaaaaatatgggagaaatgttttttgaaaactttgggtttgaaaatatatgtatttctGTGTCTGGCCTTATGTCTATATATGCAGCAGGTTTAACCACAGGTTTAGTTTTAGATATAGGTGAAGGAGTTACACAATGCATACCAATTTTTGATggatatatagaaaaaaattcagTTATTCGTTCCGATTTTGGAGGAGAAGAATTAACTATGTTTAtgcaaaaattaatttgtgATATAGGATATAATATGACAACAAGAAAATGTTATGAATATGTAAAAGTTATGAAAGAAACTTTATGCTTTTGCTCATTAAATCCTCCAAAAGACCAATTAAGAGAAGATTTAACAGTTACTTATACATTACCAGATGGTGATGTCTTACGAGATGGATATAACAGTATAGAAATTTCTCATGAACGATTTTATGTTCCTGAAGCTTTATTTAATCCACAATTATGTCATCGAGATAATTTAAGTATTTCTGATATTGTATGTAAATCTATTTTATCTTGTCCTATTGAAAATCGAAAAGCTTTAAGTAGttgcattattttatcgGGTGGCTGTTCTCTTTTTCCAAATCTGGCTGAACGATTAGAacatgaaataaaaaataattcaccTGAAAATGCCAGATTTGCAGTAAAG GTTCATGCACACGAAAATAGGGGTATCATGGCTTGGTGTGGTGCCCAAATATTTTCGCAGCCCGAATTGAGGCCTGCCCAAAAAGGAGTCTGGATATCAAAGGAAGAATATGAGGAAACAGGggataacatatttttgatCAAA gCATCTCTAAAGCTGACATag
- a CDS encoding ES2 protein, putative → MENAYVNFLEDNESSNDKENNVEKLRTNENRILLKDDKNLKIIRSKKKEKKEDDEKGKENEKIVLFENNEIVEYDASYFKNTNNNIVLMEEDYLEVLEYLIEKTFFPDLHKFKNEKGMLSNYEFSNKEYSGMSYKSNSLCPSSPNTFIDEDNNSVYGLMDKYQTDLSSDLQRCSSKNNILSCVEEKRKKKTDKNSKYKLVVLPSGKKHKINLNIKLSDFQKLYTSEDNKSFEYLLRNMKNKNIEKNMYSIIKKNEYNMKMDYIEECTKKGIKCDMLHLNKSEKEISPMTSYKSSENILNRQGKNIIAYKNTRFSDEYNEDIKNQINQCEENKQMKLLARDRENKEEEMVNKGVFNLLEEKNGYEYVKTPMIEAGKGVDKSPIITWGKIMNTPMLLRDNEEENDEKTESNREKNKYDYLNLNKESSNCDIDNYLKNEFTLQKLNNREIVAEKLQNSLRDVKYNNKEILKKKRFNMLVKKACSTTSRMSTTSFRSYVLSRKSQKRLNELSQKSSLASQILRKK, encoded by the coding sequence ATGGAGAATGCgtatgtaaattttttggaGGATAATGAAAGTTCAAAcgataaagaaaataatgtagAAAAACTTAGGACAAATGAAAATCGAATTTTATTGAAAGATGATaagaatttaaaaataatacgatccaaaaaaaaagagaaaaaagaagatgATGAAAAGGGAaaggaaaatgaaaaaatcgttttatttgaaaataacgAAATAGTAGAATATGATGCTAgctattttaaaaacacaaataataatattgtatTAATGGAAGAAGATTATTTAGAAGTTTTAGAATATTTGATAGAAAAGACATTTTTTCCAGATTTacacaaatttaaaaatgaaaaaggaaTGCTAAGCAATTACGAATTTAgtaataaagaatatagTGGCATGAGTTATAAGAGTAATAGTTTATGTCCCTCTTCTCCAAATACATTTATTGATGAAGATAACAACAGCGTTTATGGACTTATGGATAAATATCAAACAGATTTATCAAGTGATTTACAAAGATGTagtagtaaaaataatatattaagttgtgttgaagaaaaaagaaaaaaaaaaactgacaaaaattcaaaatataaattagttGTCCTCCCAAGTggtaaaaaacataaaataaatttaaacataaaattaagtgattttcaaaaattatatacatcagaagataataaatcttttgaatatttattaagaaatatgaaaaataaaaatatagaaaaaaatatgtattctataattaaaaaaaatgaatataatatgaaGATGGATTACATTGAAGAATGTacaaaaaaaggaataaaatGTGATATGCTTCATTTGAATAAATCAGAAAAGGAAATATCCCCTATGACTAGCTATAAATCTAGTGAAAATATTCTGAATAGGCAaggtaaaaatataatagctTATAAAAATACCAGATTTTCTGATGAATACAATGAAGATattaaaaatcaaataaatcaatgtgaagaaaataaacagATGAAATTATTAGCTAGAGATcgtgaaaataaagaagaagaaatgGTTAATAAGGgtgtttttaatttgttagaagaaaaaaatggatatgaATATGTCAAAACTCCAATGATAGAGGCAGGGAAGGGAGTAGATAAAAGTCCAATTATTACATGGGggaaaattatgaatacTCCAATGTTGTTACGAGataatgaagaagaaaatgacGAAAAAACAGAAAGTaatagagaaaaaaataaatatgattacctcaatttaaataaagaatcATCAAATTGTGATATAgacaattatttaaaaaatgaatttacTTTACAAAAGTTAAATAATAGAGAAATAGTTGCTGAGAAATTACAGAATAGTTTAAGGgatgtaaaatataataataaagaaattttaaaaaaaaaaagatttaaTATGTTAGTTAAAAAAGCATGTAGTACAACTTCTCGTATGTCAACAACTTCATTTCGAAGTTATGTTCTTTCGAGAAAAAGCCAAAAGCGATTAAATGAGTTAAGCCAAAAATCATCTTTAGCATCACAaattttaagaaaaaaataa
- a CDS encoding replication factor C subunit 5, putative, whose protein sequence is MWLEKYAPRSLDELTIHKDITARLKKLSAHNDLPHIIFYGAPGGGKSTRIDCLIKEIFKDEKIIRRPENITNAESKININVIQSNYHLELQCFELGTKDKIIVQSIIKELCSYKSSASFFSKKPMYRIFVFKDAEFLSEGAQAGLRRTLETYIRNARVILHLEHLSKIIEPLKSRCICIRVPLPTEEEIFTVLKNICDNENVSSSYNSTNFFKTLINTHGRNLRKCIMALEMTVYSNSDKPHHSISVAHTYINELCNFVFINPTQIKIKECVTKIQSLITCQIPVNFIFETTIKYLLNSKYDNKLKYYFLRLSAHFSYLSECSYDKSISLIAFIINANTAILKYSSSKK, encoded by the coding sequence atgtggcTTGAAAAATACGCGCCAAGAAGCCTCGATGAATTAACTATTCATAAGGATATAACTGCGCGTCTGAAAAAGTTAAGTGCCCACAATGATTTGCctcatataatattttatgggGCTCCTGGTGGGGGTAAAAGCACAAGAATCGATTGCTTAATAAAAGAGATTTTTAAAgacgaaaaaataattcgaCGTCCCGAAAATATAACTAATGCAgaaagtaaaataaatataaatgtaataCAAAGTAATTATCATTTAGAATTACAATGTTTTGAATTAGGAACAAAAGACAAAATTATAGTACAaagtataataaaagaattatGTAGCTATAAATCTAGTGCAtcctttttttcaaaaaaaccAATGTATagaatatttgtttttaaggATGCTGAATTTTTAAGTGAAGGAGCACAAGCAGGATTAAGAAGAACTTTAGAAACTTATATTCGAAATGCTAGAgttattttacatttagagcatttatcaaaaattatTGAACCATTAAAAAGTAGGTGTATATGTATAAGAGTTCCATTACCTACTGaagaagaaatatttacagtattaaaaaatatatgtgataatgaaaatgtatCATCAAGTTATAATTcaacaaatttttttaaaacattaatTAATACACATGGAAGAAATTTAAGAAAATGTATTATGGCATTAGAAATGACAGTTTATTCAAATTCAGATAAACCTCATCATTCTATATCAGTAGCTCATacttatataaatgaactatgtaattttgtttttataaatcCAACACAAATTAAAATCAAAGAGTGTGtaacaaaaatacaaaGTTTAATAACTTGTCAAATACctgttaattttatttttgagactactattaaatatttattaaacagtaaatatgataataaactTAAATATTACTTTTTACGATTATCAGCTCATTTTTCTTATCTTTCAGAATGTTCCTATGACAAAAGTATTTCACTTATtgcatttattataaatgcaaatacagccatattaaaatattcttcatccaaaaaatga
- a CDS encoding syntaxin, putative has protein sequence MEKMGYKYEAFLGDGIGKTDSINNQIENNQENDDKEMKESSLNNIYSKIIKIRKELEKNYNLFYSYNLIISSNDKQENMNSSYNNYNNMYNKNSNIIPSNNTTTNNITLNKINALTNSFYVNVETLKNTFEFVNTNNRDILNSKNIIWEKRIETLTSEANAYIKTLDNIYKTNLRKQEKVRNNNNDGLGYSHNKKKNKFGNDDNTISYLNKEREILKDVENNLNIFHVQGLNTLDMLRKQNKFLKGVRKKVIDMYNYIGLSSSLISTIKKTDKQNLIIVIVGIILSFIFFYVLYSYFKR, from the coding sequence ATGGAAAAGATGGggtataaatatgaagcATTTTTAGGGGATGGTATAGGGAAGACAGACTCGATAAATAATCAgattgaaaataatcaagaaaatgatgataaagAGATGAAAGAATCgagtttaaataatatatatagtaaaatCATAAAGATTAGAAaagaattagaaaaaaattataatttattttattcatataatttaattattagtAGTAATGATAAACaagaaaatatgaacagttcatataataattacaataatatgtataataaaaatagtaatattatacctagtaataatacaacaacaaataatataacattaaataaaataaatgcattaacaaattctttttatgtaaatgtagagactttaaaaaatacttttgaatttgtaaatactaataatagagatattttaaatagcAAAAACATAATTTGGGAAAAACGAATTGAGACATTAACTAGTGAAGCAAATGcttatataaaaactttagacaatatttataaaaccAATTTAAGAAAACAAGAAAAAgtaagaaataataataatgatggtTTAGGATATtcacataataaaaaaaaaaataaatttggaaatgatgataatacaattagttatttaaataaagaaagagaaattttaaaagatgttgaaaataatttaaatatatttcatgtTCAAGGTCTTAATACCTTAGATATGTtaagaaaacaaaataaatttttaaaaggtGTTCGGAAAAAAGTTATTgatatgtataattatattggATTATCTTCTTCTTTAATTAgtactataaaaaaaacagacAAGCAAAACTTAATTATTGTAATAGTTGGAATTATTTTatcctttatttttttttatgttttgtaTTCTTATTTCAAGCGataa
- a CDS encoding endonuclease/exonuclease/phosphatase family protein, putative translates to MKEIEKRENNDQVKKVEKGMGGESKTVFTMSQQNNNMKNYPLHKYRSRSESNGRVRGHINFLEGLRERNEKNIPSTNKEYQKDGIENLSIFGTRGINKFNNKEKGFIRNNEKGKQKNDKKNVVGYNYFTNRQQMISSENINIIKNVPISIYVGTWNCEYSDFTKGYEYEKKRYTTNYLSENTKDELYSMKLDDRYTVRSITPLICIAPSIKEDKNNTSEYYDELINFKLTNKNDNKVTDKKSLSTNENTPKDLSNISEVDKGKYKIDVIKHNENISKGRNTITGTEISGKRFENNIDYCIRTPNKQIYPPKNTQYDKTILNTSNLFVESSIKRKTIGAETNIHSYNKIAEKKINSLQNYKSQETEIFSHWISPYYDVYVICLQESISDSIIECLSMYLKEINQETYEFLPLADYKLSGYGDGAFLQMKSTTIAAWVRKSKLHPKGPVKLCASKTIAFNKLNNSKGCVSILLNIFNQFVLFIGCHMPAKDQELRQKSREFILTKLSEYFSNKATSNFKDVFHHVIWMGDFNFRVHGIQIEKVVHYLKTNNLKELLKYDEANSPYSYDLSISFQEQPINFLPTYKKNGNRPIIDRSDTKWVEKEYKLIHNIKWYKGGKQEPRIPSWTDRVFKWSCDKTQNCLTFVPNTYISPIPKEKCILMCSDHSPVSCCFQMYKMTNEEDIPSTKSIWKF, encoded by the exons atgaaagaGATCGAAAAAAGAGAGAATAATGATCAGGTTAAAAAAGTTGAAAAAGGTATGGGCGGGGAAAGTAAAACAGTTTTCACCATGAGccaacaaaataataacatgaaaaattatCCGTTACATAAATATCGAAGTAGGAGTGAATCAAATGGGCGTGTAAGAGgtcatataaattttctgGAAGGTTTGAGAGaaagaaatgaaaaaaacataccTTCAACAAATAAAGAGTATCAAAAAGATGGAATTGAAAATCTGTCTATTTTTGGTACTAGAGggattaataaatttaataacaaAGAAAAAGGATTCATTagaaataatgaaaagggtaaacaaaaaaatgataaaaaaaatgtagtaGGATATAACTATTTTACTAATAGACAACAAATGATAAGtagtgaaaatataaatattataaaaaatgtaccAATAAGTATTTATGTTGGTACATGGAATTGTGAATATTCTGATTTTACAAAAGGAtatgaatatgaaaaaaaaagatatacaACAAACTATTTAAGTGAAAATACAAAAGATGAATTATATTCTATGAAACTTGATGATAGATATACTGTCCGTTCTATAACTCCATTAATTTGTATCGCCCCATCTATAAAAGaggataaaaataatactagTGAATATTATGATGAACTTATCAATTTCAAATtaactaataaaaatgataataaagttacagataaaaaaagtttaagTACAAATGAGAATACCCCAAAGGACCTTAGTAACATCTCTGAGGTTGATAAAGGGAAGTATAAAATTGATGTGATCAAACACAATGAAAACATTTCAAAAGGCAGGAACACTATAACAGGCACTGAAATAAGTGGAAAAcgttttgaaaataatatagattaCTGTATACGCACGCCaaacaaacaaatatatcCCCCCAAAAATACACAGTACGATAaaactattttaaatacGTCAAACCTATTCGTTGAAAGTtctattaaaagaaaaacaatAGGAGCAGAAACAAATATTCAtagttataataaaatagctgaaaaaaaaataaatagtttacaaaattataaatctCAAGAAACCGAAATATTCTCTCATTGGATATCACCATATTATGATGTATATGTTATATGCTTACAAGAATCAATTTCAGATAGTATAATAGAATGTCTATCTatgtatttaaaagaaataaatcaaGAGACATATGAATTTTTGCCTTTAGCAgattataaattatcagGTTATGGTGATGGTGCATTCTTACAAATGAAATCTACAACAATAGCTGCTTGGGTAAGAAAATCAAAACTTCATCCTAAAGGTCCAGTTAAATTATGTGCATCTAAAACAATAgcttttaataaattaaataatagtaaagGTTGTgtatctatattattaaatatatttaatcaatttgttttatttattggtTGTCATATGCCTGCTAAAGATCAAGAATTGCGACAAAAATCCAGAGAATTCattttaacaaaattaagTGAATATTTTAGTAATAAAGCAACATCAAACTTTAAAGATGTTTTTCATCATGTTATATGGATGGgtgattttaattttagaGTACATGGAATACAAATAGAAAAGGttgttcattatttaaaaacaaataatttaaaagaattgCTAAAATATGATGAAGCAAATTCACCATATTCTTACGATTTATCTATAAGCTTTCAAGAACAAccaattaattttttacctacttataaaaaaaatggaaatagaCCTATTATTGATAGAAGTGATACAAAATGGGTTGAAAAGGAATACAAACttattcataatataaaatggtaTAAGGGAGGAAAACAAGAACCCCGCATTCCTTca tgGACTGATCGGGTATTTAAGTGGTCCTGCGATAAGACTCAAAACTGTTTGACCTTCGTTCCTAACACTTACATTTCACCGATACCCAAAGAAAAAT GCATACTCATGTGTAGCGATCATAGCCCCGTCTCCTGTTGTTTTCAAATGTACAAAATGACTAACGAAGAGGATATCCCTTCGACAAAA AGCATTTGGAAATTTTGA